In Catharus ustulatus isolate bCatUst1 chromosome 31, bCatUst1.pri.v2, whole genome shotgun sequence, the following proteins share a genomic window:
- the ZNF740 gene encoding zinc finger protein 740 isoform X2, which yields MAQASLLACEGLSGVCLVPTVASKKMMPKSGGKQEGSRDRGSSPDLLSLRQDPDKPRARKDDDAPEASNPKKSMKKRRKRVPSAEGPPSSSRRGSQMVVIEQNGSFQLKNFICDHCFGAFRSSYHLKRHILIHTGEKPFECDMCDMRFIQKYHLERHKRVHSGEKPYQCERCMQSFSRTDRLLRHKRMCQGCQTKTPPDSQLLL from the exons ATGGCTCAG GCGAGTCTCCTGGCCTGCGAGGGGCTCTCGGGCGTCTGCCTCGTCCCCACCGTCGCCAGCAAGAAGATGATGCCCAAATCCGGCGGGAAACAGGAGGGGAGCCGGGACAGGGGCTCCAGCCCCGACCTCCTG TCCCTCCGCCAGGACCCCGACAAGCCCCGTGCCCGCAAGGACGACGATGCTCCTGAGGCCTCCAACCCCAAGAAATCCATGAAAAAG CGCCGCAAGCGGGTTCCCAGCGCCGAGGGACCCCCGAGCTCCTCCCGCCGAGGATCCCAG ATGGTGGTGATTGAGCAAAACGGCTCCTTCCAGCTCAAGAACTTCATCTGCGACCACTGTTTCGGCGCCTTCCGGAGCAGTTACCACCTCAAACGGCACATCCTCATCCACACCG GGGAGAAGCCGTTCGAGTGCGACATGTGCGACATGCGCTTCATCCAGAAGTACCACCTGGAACGGCACAAGCGGGTGCACAGCGGGGAGAAGCCCTACCAGTGCGAGCGCTGCATGCAG AGCTTCTCCCGCACGGACCGGCTGCTCCGACACAAGCGCATGTGCCAAGGCTGCCAGACCAAGACCCCTCCCgactcccagctcctgctgtga
- the ZNF740 gene encoding zinc finger protein 740 isoform X3, producing the protein MAAPWRASLLACEGLSGVCLVPTVASKKMMPKSGGKQEGSRDRGSSPDLLSLRQDPDKPRARKDDDAPEASNPKKSMKKMVVIEQNGSFQLKNFICDHCFGAFRSSYHLKRHILIHTGEKPFECDMCDMRFIQKYHLERHKRVHSGEKPYQCERCMQSFSRTDRLLRHKRMCQGCQTKTPPDSQLLL; encoded by the exons atggcGGCGCCGTGGCGG GCGAGTCTCCTGGCCTGCGAGGGGCTCTCGGGCGTCTGCCTCGTCCCCACCGTCGCCAGCAAGAAGATGATGCCCAAATCCGGCGGGAAACAGGAGGGGAGCCGGGACAGGGGCTCCAGCCCCGACCTCCTG TCCCTCCGCCAGGACCCCGACAAGCCCCGTGCCCGCAAGGACGACGATGCTCCTGAGGCCTCCAACCCCAAGAAATCCATGAAAAAG ATGGTGGTGATTGAGCAAAACGGCTCCTTCCAGCTCAAGAACTTCATCTGCGACCACTGTTTCGGCGCCTTCCGGAGCAGTTACCACCTCAAACGGCACATCCTCATCCACACCG GGGAGAAGCCGTTCGAGTGCGACATGTGCGACATGCGCTTCATCCAGAAGTACCACCTGGAACGGCACAAGCGGGTGCACAGCGGGGAGAAGCCCTACCAGTGCGAGCGCTGCATGCAG AGCTTCTCCCGCACGGACCGGCTGCTCCGACACAAGCGCATGTGCCAAGGCTGCCAGACCAAGACCCCTCCCgactcccagctcctgctgtga
- the ZNF740 gene encoding zinc finger protein 740 isoform X1 — protein MAAPWRASLLACEGLSGVCLVPTVASKKMMPKSGGKQEGSRDRGSSPDLLSLRQDPDKPRARKDDDAPEASNPKKSMKKRRKRVPSAEGPPSSSRRGSQMVVIEQNGSFQLKNFICDHCFGAFRSSYHLKRHILIHTGEKPFECDMCDMRFIQKYHLERHKRVHSGEKPYQCERCMQSFSRTDRLLRHKRMCQGCQTKTPPDSQLLL, from the exons atggcGGCGCCGTGGCGG GCGAGTCTCCTGGCCTGCGAGGGGCTCTCGGGCGTCTGCCTCGTCCCCACCGTCGCCAGCAAGAAGATGATGCCCAAATCCGGCGGGAAACAGGAGGGGAGCCGGGACAGGGGCTCCAGCCCCGACCTCCTG TCCCTCCGCCAGGACCCCGACAAGCCCCGTGCCCGCAAGGACGACGATGCTCCTGAGGCCTCCAACCCCAAGAAATCCATGAAAAAG CGCCGCAAGCGGGTTCCCAGCGCCGAGGGACCCCCGAGCTCCTCCCGCCGAGGATCCCAG ATGGTGGTGATTGAGCAAAACGGCTCCTTCCAGCTCAAGAACTTCATCTGCGACCACTGTTTCGGCGCCTTCCGGAGCAGTTACCACCTCAAACGGCACATCCTCATCCACACCG GGGAGAAGCCGTTCGAGTGCGACATGTGCGACATGCGCTTCATCCAGAAGTACCACCTGGAACGGCACAAGCGGGTGCACAGCGGGGAGAAGCCCTACCAGTGCGAGCGCTGCATGCAG AGCTTCTCCCGCACGGACCGGCTGCTCCGACACAAGCGCATGTGCCAAGGCTGCCAGACCAAGACCCCTCCCgactcccagctcctgctgtga
- the CSAD gene encoding cysteine sulfinic acid decarboxylase, giving the protein MAEPSGIWDSIPLDVPGLDIAAGEEFLQEVFQVLLEEGVRKGTDVTQKVCDWKEPQELRELLDLELRNDGEGQERLLQRCRDVLRLSVRTGHPRFFNQLFSGLDHHALAGRFLTETLNTTPYTYEVAPVLLLMEEQVLAKLRELVGWSSGDGIFAPGGSMSNMLAMNVARFQRFPESRSRGNWDLPRLGLFASQESHYSILKGAALLGIGTDNVHLVRTDERGKMIPEELEKEIQRVKAEGSEPLFVCATSGTTVLGSFDPLDAIADVCARHGLWLHVDAAWGGSALLSPQLRHLLAGIHRADSVTWNPHKLLMVGLQCSAFLLRDSSGLLQRCHGMGATYLFQRDKFYDVSLDTGDKSPQCGRRADGLKLWILWKAVGTRGLARRVERAFAATRYLLEQVKRREGFQLVMEPEFLNLCFWFIPPSLRGQHSSPEFWDKLGKVAPAIKEKMMRRGSMMVGYQPHGSRVNFFRQIITNPAVTRRDLDFFLDEIQELGRDL; this is encoded by the exons ATGGCTGAGccctctgggatttgggacagcATCCCATTGGATGTTCCCGGCCTGGACATCGCTGctggggaggaattccttcagGAAGTGTTCCAGGTCCTGCTGGAGGAGGGCGTGCGGAAGGGCACGGACGTGACACAGAAG GTGTGTGACTGGAAGGAGCCGCAggagctgcgggagctgctgGATCTGGAGCTGCGGAACGACggggaggggcaggagcggcTCCTGCAGCGCTGCCGGGACGTGCTGCGCCTCAGCGTCCGCACGG gtcACCCCCGGTTCTTCAACCAGCTTTTCTCAGGGCTGGACCACCATGCCCTTGCCGGGCGTTTCCTCACCGAGACCCTCAACACAACCCC ATACACATACGAGGTGgccccggtgctgctgctgatggaaGAGCAGGTCCTGGCCAAGCTCCGGGAGCTCGTGGGGTGGAGCAGCGGTGACGGGATCTTCGCTCCTG ggggctctATGTCCAACATGTTGGCCATGAACGTGGCGCGATTCCAGCGTTTCCCAGAGAGCCGGAGCAGAGGGAACTGGGACCTGCCTCGCCTGGGCCTGTTTGCATCCCAGGAG AGCCATTATTCCATCCTaaaaggagctgctctcctgggaatTGGCACAGACAACGTTCACCTGGTGCGGACAGACGAGAG GGGGAAGATGATCccagaagagctggagaaggagatCCAGAGGGTGAAAGCTGAG GGCTCGGAGCCCCTCTTTGTGTGTGCCACAAGTGGCACCACTGTCCTGGGCAGCTTCGACCCGCTGGACGCCATTGCCGACGTCTGTGCCCGCCACGGGCTGTGGCTGCACGTGGAT gcagcatgggggggcAGcgccctcctctctccccaacTCCGTCACCTCCTTGCTGGCATCCACAG AGCTGACTCGGTGACCTGGAACCCCCACAAGCTGTTAATGGTGGGATTGCAGTGCTCAGCATTCCTGCTCCGTGACAGCTCC gggctcctgcagcGCTGCCATGGCATGGGGGCCACATACCTGTTCCAGCGGGACAAGTTCTACGACGTGTCCCTGGACACAGGGGACAAGAGCCCCCAGTGCGGCCGCCGCGCCGACGGCCTCAAGCTCTGGATCCTCTGGAAAGCCGTGGGGACCCGGGGGCTGGCACGGCGTGTGGAGCGGGCGTTCGCCGCCACTCG GTATCTGTTGGAGCAGgtgaagaggagggaaggatTCCAGTTGGTGATGGAG CCAGAATTCCTCAACCTCTGCTTCTGGTTCATCCCACCCAGTCTGaggggccagcacagctccccagaattctgggacaaactgggaaaG GTGGCCCCAGCCATCAAGGAAAAGATGATGCGGAGGGGCTCCATGATGGTGGGATACCAACCCCATGGATCCCGAGTCAACTTCTTCCGGCAGATCATCACCAATCCTGCTGTCACCCGCCGGGACCTGGACTTCTTCCTGGATGAGATCCAGGAATTGGGAAGGGATCTGTGA
- the LOC117008999 gene encoding uncharacterized protein LOC117008999, translating to MAKDERTTLLEVHLALSEEQFHSVKFLLEGKIPAGLLLPASRPELCRLLLQRFPGNSLHVTAGILRQLGRLDLIQRFQLPLEEQIPEEAPWEPNGDTSNVNGVPTSGCRPGGIPPPPVNPRRLTEKDLMQIAQRLGKEWQEVGILHLGLERSRLEQIQEENPGNPVLWNFEMLREWRRRERQEATVSQLRSCLEHARLDPGILDFLQSLQGE from the coding sequence ATGGCAAAGGACGAGCGAACGACGCTGCTGGAGGTGCACCTGGCGCTCTCGGAGGAGCAGTTCCATAGTGTGAAGTTCCTGCTAGAAGGGAAAATTCCTGCTGGGCTTCTGCTCCCGGCATCACGCCCCGAGTTGTGCCGGCTCCTCCTGCAGCGCTTCCCGGGGAATTCCCTGCATGTGACCGCCGGGATCCTGCGGCAGCTCGGCCGGCTCGACCTCATCCAGCGCTTCCAGCTGCCCCTGGAGGAGCAAATCCCGGAGGAAGCTCCCTGGGAACCGAATGGGGACACCTCGAATGTGAACGGGGTCCCCACTTCAGGATGTCGTCCTGGTGGGATTCCACCTCCACCGGTGAATCCCCGGCGCTTGACGGAGAAGGATTTGATGCAAATCGCCCAAAGATTGGGAAAAGAGTGGCAGGAAGTGGGAATTCTGCATCTAGGGCTGGAGCGGAGCCGGCTGGAGCAGATCCAGGAGGAAAATCCTGGCAATCCTGTCCTGTGGAATTTCGAGATGCTGCGAGAGTGGCGTCGGAGGGAGCGACAGGAGGCCACAGTGTCCCAGCTGCGATCCTGCCTTGAGCACGCCCGGCTTGATCCTGGAATCCTTGACTTCCTCCAGAGCCTCCAGGGAGAAtga
- the LOC117008985 gene encoding zinc finger protein 696-like, which produces MSPPCGQCPLLRPHDLAVPSVPLQPRPARFSPQAARCAPAPLSPRSSPVTAVPRWERGGVRPGRGLRSRHSGCHGNGGGARFGSSHLGDGDNGRGGVSAPQGPPDPPDPRNVPLLEVPPTAYPSPARPCQKPPRPPVRGPSPLKELLRAQGAGLHPTICGECGKGFSPSSDLVRHRTTHTGERPFTCSACGKGFSQNSNLGTHQRIHTGEKPFGCQDCGKRFGESSALVQHRRMHSGERPYRCGECGKSFSVSSNLRRHHRTHGRERPHLCPECGDTFWNPGQLRRHRREHMV; this is translated from the exons ATGTCCCCGCCGTGTGGCCAGTGCCCTTTGTTGCGGCCCCACGATCTCGCGGTGCCCTCGGTGCCTCTCCAGCCCAGACCCGCCCGGTTCTCCCCCCAAGCCGCCCGTTGTGCCCCCGCCCCGCTCTCACCGCGCTCCTCTCCCGTCACGGCGGTTCCGCGCTGGGAGCGGGGCGGGGTCCGGCCGGGGCGTGGCCTCCGCTCCCGCCACAGCGGCTGCCATGGCAACGGGGGCGGGGCTCGGTTCG GGTCCTCCCATCTGGGTGACGGCGACAATGGACGGGGCGGGGTGTCGGCCCCCCAAGGCCCCCCTGACCCCCCGGATCCTCGGAACGTCCCTCTGCTCGAGGTTCCCCCCACAG CCTatcccagcccggcccggccatGCCAGAAGCCCCCCAGGCCCCCTGTGAGGGGACCAAGCCccctgaaggagctgctgagggcacAGGGGGCCGGGCTGCACCCCACTATCTGTGGGGAGTGTGGGAAAGGCTTTAGCCCGAGCTCGGACCTGGTGCGGCACCGCACCACCCACACTGGGGAGCGACCATTCACCTGCAGCGCCTGCGGGAAGGGCTTCAGCCAGAATTCCAACCTGGGCACACACCAGCGCATCCACACCGGGGAGAAGCCGTTCGGCTGCCAGGACTGCGGGAAGCGCTTTGGGGAGAGCTCGGCGCTGGTGCAGCACCGGCGGATGCACAGTGGGGAGCGGCCATACAGATGTGGGGAATGCGGGAAGAGCTTCAGTGTCAGCTCCAACCTGCGGCGACACCACCGTACCCACGGCCGAGAGCGGCCCCACCTGTGCCCCGAGTGCGGGGACACTTTCTGGAACCCTGGCCAGCTCCGGAGGCACCGCAGGGAGCACATGGTGTGA